The Tumebacillus amylolyticus genome contains a region encoding:
- the spoIIAA gene encoding anti-sigma F factor antagonist, with amino-acid sequence MSLQIETVVSGDTLIVRMSGELDHHTAEQVRQQVEGELDRHRTPHLIMNFEGLGFMDSSGLGVILGRYKRVTAGGGRMSLCSVNDQLIKLFELSGMLKILRIYATESMALSETGVA; translated from the coding sequence ATGAGTTTGCAAATCGAGACGGTCGTCAGCGGAGATACGCTGATCGTTCGTATGTCTGGCGAATTGGATCATCATACGGCTGAGCAAGTGCGACAACAGGTGGAGGGTGAATTGGACCGCCACCGGACTCCGCACTTGATCATGAATTTTGAAGGGCTCGGGTTTATGGATTCCTCCGGTCTTGGCGTGATCCTTGGCCGCTACAAACGCGTAACGGCAGGTGGCGGTCGCATGTCGCTCTGCTCGGTCAACGATCAACTGATCAAGCTGTTTGAACTTTCCGGGATGCTGAAGATTCTCCGCATCTACGCAACGGAATCGATGGCATTGTCTGAGACGGGGGTGGCGTAA
- a CDS encoding HD domain-containing protein, which produces MDDLVSRMQEKYQANIAHAQHVARLALRLYDGLGRLTHVVTAHDRAVLEHAAQLHDIGHYVHSKKHHLHSCHLIRHDRLLESWPEELRLWVSVLALNHRKKKVRLEDLPAKHHARALTLIALLRMADALDYEHDQGTKLERVEVEEEERRIDLYLSGFEVEKNAEHLLGKFRLGLLTWNVDIVLHGASDWVTLRTQGAPTQ; this is translated from the coding sequence GTGGACGACCTCGTTTCCCGGATGCAGGAGAAGTACCAAGCCAACATCGCCCACGCCCAACACGTCGCACGGCTGGCTCTGCGTCTTTACGACGGCTTGGGCCGTCTGACGCACGTGGTGACCGCCCATGACCGAGCGGTGCTGGAACATGCCGCCCAACTGCACGACATCGGCCATTACGTTCACAGCAAAAAACACCATCTGCACTCATGCCATCTGATCCGTCACGACCGCTTGTTGGAGAGTTGGCCGGAAGAGTTGCGCCTGTGGGTGTCTGTGCTCGCGCTGAACCACCGCAAGAAAAAAGTCCGCCTCGAAGACCTCCCCGCCAAACACCATGCCCGCGCCCTCACGCTGATTGCGCTGTTGCGCATGGCAGACGCGCTCGACTACGAACACGATCAAGGGACGAAACTCGAGCGTGTGGAAGTCGAGGAGGAGGAACGGCGGATCGACCTCTACCTGAGCGGTTTCGAAGTTGAAAAAAACGCCGAACACTTGCTGGGCAAGTTTCGGCTGGGGCTTTTAACGTGGAACGTCGACATCGTCCTCCACGGGGCCTCTGACTGGGTAACACTACGAACTCAAGGAGCACCTACGCAATGA
- a CDS encoding endonuclease/exonuclease/phosphatase family protein: MSAVSRLPGETLKLKVATYNIHIGKDAENKLNLEETIKTLQETDADIIGLQEIERHSPRSRFEDQPRLIAEALGLHYHFEPALTVGPFQFGNALLSRYPILSTERIQLKSAKEDRVALLATLQVRGEPVRVMVTHLGLLQGERARDVEALDKRLREEETPLLVLGDFNTDLTSVELKPWLANLHPTTPERIETFPGSGEQIDYVLTSKQFKATKSYTVTSSASDHVPLVSELDWNQE; this comes from the coding sequence GTGAGCGCTGTTTCTCGCCTCCCGGGTGAGACGTTGAAACTGAAAGTGGCGACCTATAACATCCATATCGGCAAAGATGCGGAAAATAAACTGAATCTTGAGGAAACAATCAAGACACTCCAAGAAACGGACGCCGACATCATCGGGCTGCAGGAGATCGAGCGGCACAGCCCGCGCTCTCGTTTTGAAGACCAGCCGCGTTTGATCGCGGAAGCTCTGGGCTTGCACTATCATTTCGAACCGGCACTCACTGTCGGACCGTTCCAGTTTGGCAATGCACTGCTTTCCCGCTACCCGATCCTCTCCACCGAGCGCATTCAGTTGAAAAGCGCCAAGGAGGACCGTGTGGCCCTGCTCGCCACGTTACAGGTGCGAGGGGAGCCTGTGCGCGTGATGGTCACGCATCTGGGGCTTCTGCAAGGGGAGCGCGCCCGCGACGTCGAAGCGCTGGACAAGCGTCTGCGGGAGGAGGAAACTCCGTTGCTGGTGTTGGGGGATTTCAACACCGACCTCACATCTGTGGAGCTCAAACCGTGGCTTGCGAATCTACACCCGACGACCCCGGAGCGGATCGAGACGTTCCCCGGCAGCGGCGAGCAGATCGACTATGTGCTCACGTCCAAGCAGTTCAAAGCGACAAAAAGTTACACCGTCACCAGCAGCGCATCCGACCATGTTCCGCTGGTCAGCGAACTGGATTGGAACCAAGAGTAA
- a CDS encoding cation transporter: MEQFILKVEGMSCGHCKAAVETALMEAGAQKAVVNLEAGTVDVHFDPQKLTIDGVKEAIEEAGYDVV; the protein is encoded by the coding sequence ATGGAACAATTCATCTTGAAAGTGGAAGGCATGTCCTGTGGACACTGCAAGGCCGCAGTCGAAACCGCCTTGATGGAAGCAGGCGCCCAGAAAGCGGTCGTCAACTTAGAGGCAGGAACTGTGGATGTACACTTCGACCCGCAGAAACTCACGATTGACGGAGTCAAAGAAGCGATCGAAGAGGCCGGGTACGACGTCGTCTAA
- a CDS encoding TlpA family protein disulfide reductase — MNLKLRKLACLLSVATLALGTAGCTSSTAQGVLISAHDSAQETATPVTAVVGMVSPNFSLLDYEGKRHQLSEYRGKLLLLNFWASWCGPCRQELPDLAAASQELRDRVQLVGVNLASQDAANVSKDLLQRHHISYPNLLDTDGSVADAYGIMVIPTSFLLDANGKILQKIQGPLTKDSLEKLLPKTK; from the coding sequence ATGAACCTGAAACTGCGAAAACTTGCCTGTCTGCTCAGTGTTGCCACCTTGGCACTCGGCACTGCGGGATGCACATCGTCCACAGCTCAGGGCGTGCTCATCTCCGCCCACGATTCGGCTCAAGAAACGGCAACCCCTGTAACGGCGGTCGTGGGGATGGTCTCCCCGAATTTCTCTCTCCTCGACTACGAAGGCAAACGGCACCAACTCAGCGAGTATCGCGGCAAACTTCTGCTGCTGAACTTCTGGGCCTCTTGGTGCGGACCTTGCCGCCAAGAACTCCCCGACTTGGCGGCTGCCTCTCAGGAATTGCGAGACCGTGTGCAACTCGTCGGGGTCAACCTCGCTTCGCAAGACGCCGCCAACGTGTCGAAGGACCTGCTTCAACGCCATCACATCTCGTACCCGAACCTGCTGGACACCGATGGAAGCGTCGCCGACGCGTATGGAATCATGGTCATCCCGACTTCGTTCCTGCTCGACGCAAACGGCAAAATCCTGCAAAAAATCCAAGGCCCGCTGACCAAAGACTCCCTCGAAAAACTCCTGCCCAAAACAAAATAA
- a CDS encoding RNA degradosome polyphosphate kinase, with product MKQHFDLPTYYINRELSWLSFNERVMEEATDTSNPLLERLKFLAIASSNLDEFFMVRVAGILDLFRTGSTKPESKAGMTPAEQLGAIAQRVHPFVERMYSILDDHIWTELHRENIRFLKPIELNAEQEAFLEDYYERKIFPVLTPLAVDASHPFPHLANKSLNLGVLLQADHRHDQHHHKPKHLFAVVQVPSVIPRFLELPTDDSTAKHYILLEDVICQHMKMLFSGHKIIESAAFRITRDADMSFDEETTENLVQEIQKELKKRRMGVAVRLEIAATMSETLREMLTDWLDLTQHDIYEIDGPIDPTFFMKFYNALPGVEHLKFDEFESQPPHDFIGENGIFEAIQHKDILVFHPYESFDPVLHFISQAADDPNVLAIKQTLYRVGGNSPIVSALARAAENGKQVTVLLEIKARFDEENNIVWAKKLEKAGCHVIYGLVGLKTHSKITLVVRQEGHQLRRYVHLSTGNYNEVTARIYTDLGMFSAREELGYDATEFFNHLTGYGNAPDWEEIVTAPIGLKQKLLDMIDREIEVSTIDKPGLIIAKMNSLTDKDLIKALYRASCAGVRIELIIRGICCLRPGLEDVSEHIQVSSIVGRFLEHSRVFYFQNGGDEEVYLSSADWMTRNMEHRIEILFPVKQEDLRERLVHILNIQLKDNVKRHVLHPDGTYHKVRPGHGVWLDSQMYLAQEAEQFAQAKEMQTYVNRLVPKTHVK from the coding sequence ATGAAACAACATTTCGACCTCCCTACGTACTATATCAATCGGGAATTGAGCTGGCTTTCCTTCAACGAGCGCGTGATGGAGGAAGCGACCGATACCAGCAATCCGCTGTTGGAGCGCTTGAAGTTTTTGGCGATCGCCTCTTCCAACTTGGACGAGTTCTTCATGGTGCGCGTCGCCGGGATTCTGGACCTGTTCCGCACCGGGTCGACCAAGCCGGAAAGCAAGGCGGGGATGACTCCGGCGGAGCAGTTAGGTGCCATTGCACAGCGCGTGCATCCGTTTGTCGAGCGGATGTACTCGATCCTCGACGATCACATTTGGACGGAACTCCACCGCGAGAACATTCGATTTTTGAAACCGATCGAGCTGAATGCGGAGCAGGAAGCGTTTTTGGAAGACTATTACGAACGCAAGATCTTTCCGGTGTTGACGCCCTTGGCGGTCGATGCCTCCCATCCGTTCCCGCATCTCGCCAACAAGAGTTTGAACTTGGGCGTCTTGCTCCAAGCGGACCACAGGCACGATCAGCACCACCACAAGCCCAAGCATTTGTTTGCCGTCGTGCAAGTCCCGTCGGTGATCCCGCGCTTCCTCGAACTGCCGACGGACGACTCGACGGCGAAGCACTACATTCTGCTCGAAGACGTGATCTGCCAGCACATGAAGATGCTGTTCTCCGGTCACAAGATCATCGAGAGCGCCGCGTTTCGGATCACCCGCGACGCCGACATGTCGTTTGACGAAGAAACGACGGAGAACTTGGTGCAAGAGATTCAGAAGGAATTGAAAAAACGCCGCATGGGCGTCGCCGTCCGGTTGGAGATTGCCGCGACGATGAGCGAGACGTTGCGGGAGATGCTCACCGACTGGCTCGACTTGACGCAGCATGACATCTACGAAATCGACGGGCCGATCGACCCGACGTTTTTCATGAAGTTTTACAATGCGCTTCCGGGTGTCGAGCACTTGAAATTCGATGAGTTCGAATCGCAGCCGCCGCATGATTTTATCGGGGAGAACGGCATCTTCGAAGCGATCCAGCACAAAGACATCCTCGTGTTTCACCCGTATGAATCGTTCGATCCGGTGTTGCACTTCATCTCGCAAGCGGCGGACGACCCGAACGTGCTGGCGATCAAGCAGACGCTCTACCGGGTCGGCGGCAACTCGCCGATCGTAAGCGCTTTGGCACGAGCGGCGGAGAACGGCAAGCAAGTTACGGTGTTGCTGGAAATCAAAGCGCGGTTTGACGAGGAGAACAACATCGTCTGGGCCAAAAAGTTAGAAAAAGCCGGCTGCCACGTCATCTACGGGCTCGTCGGCTTGAAAACACACTCCAAAATCACACTGGTCGTCCGCCAAGAGGGACACCAACTGCGCCGCTATGTTCACTTGAGCACCGGCAATTACAACGAAGTGACCGCTCGCATCTACACCGACCTCGGGATGTTCTCCGCCCGCGAAGAACTCGGCTATGACGCGACGGAGTTTTTCAACCACTTGACCGGATACGGCAACGCCCCGGATTGGGAAGAGATCGTCACGGCGCCGATCGGGTTGAAGCAGAAACTGTTGGACATGATCGATCGCGAGATTGAAGTCTCCACGATCGACAAGCCGGGTTTGATCATCGCCAAAATGAACTCGCTGACCGACAAAGATCTGATCAAAGCGCTCTATCGCGCCTCCTGTGCGGGTGTGCGCATCGAGTTGATCATTCGGGGCATCTGTTGCCTGCGCCCCGGCCTCGAAGACGTCAGCGAGCACATTCAGGTCTCCAGCATCGTCGGGCGATTCCTCGAACACAGCCGGGTCTTCTACTTCCAAAACGGCGGGGACGAGGAAGTGTACCTCTCCAGCGCCGACTGGATGACCCGCAACATGGAGCATCGAATTGAGATTCTGTTCCCGGTCAAGCAAGAAGACTTGCGCGAGCGCTTGGTCCACATCTTGAACATCCAACTCAAAGACAACGTCAAACGCCACGTCCTGCATCCCGACGGCACGTATCACAAAGTCCGTCCCGGACACGGTGTTTGGTTGGACTCCCAGATGTATTTGGCGCAGGAAGCCGAGCAATTTGCACAAGCGAAGGAAATGCAGACCTACGTGAACCGCTTGGTTCCGAAAACGCACGTCAAATAA
- a CDS encoding helix-turn-helix domain-containing protein translates to MTTTSLGQKIKELRILKGLTQSDLGAGMVTPSMISQIEADKANPSHKLLCAIAEKLETSVDYFLTDMQTKLEQTSTYKLAKAFMESSEYDRAISLLEELLENPAPHLQLTNISFDLANCYLHVEQFERATELFEDVLDSSIRTGEHNTAVLALNKLGVIQLRKENLLLAQFHWKKAYQIISRTENIDVSTKAFVITNLGMVNLKLGEYNDALKYYTESYQLLQGTNYLKLIGETYNGLGHANKEMKNYKKAVEHTQDAIAIFKSLNYVKTSYDNKVNLAIIKGEEGKTEEALALLDECMEGYSKHGTEIDIANVHSEISRLLLKVGRYADAEKHATQALQLMDPSMREIAFLYRTLSEIKLMTEEFDTAVEFAEKAIELFQSNDMIGQLTKTYALLGEIYKSRGDFLSATESLQKMQTIVESNLRDRILVM, encoded by the coding sequence ATGACTACTACATCACTTGGACAGAAAATCAAGGAACTTCGGATTTTGAAGGGTCTCACTCAAAGTGACCTCGGCGCTGGCATGGTGACACCAAGCATGATCTCTCAAATTGAAGCGGATAAAGCGAATCCTTCTCATAAACTCCTCTGCGCCATCGCAGAAAAGTTGGAGACTTCGGTCGACTACTTCTTGACTGACATGCAAACCAAACTCGAACAGACCAGCACCTACAAGCTGGCCAAAGCGTTTATGGAATCCAGCGAGTACGACCGTGCAATCTCCTTGCTCGAAGAGCTCTTGGAGAACCCGGCTCCGCACTTGCAACTCACCAACATCTCGTTTGACCTCGCGAACTGCTACTTGCACGTCGAGCAATTCGAACGCGCAACCGAACTGTTCGAGGACGTTCTCGACAGCTCGATTCGCACCGGCGAGCACAACACCGCCGTTCTCGCGTTGAACAAACTGGGCGTCATCCAACTGCGCAAAGAGAATCTCCTGCTTGCACAGTTCCACTGGAAAAAAGCCTACCAGATCATCTCCCGCACGGAGAACATCGACGTCTCGACCAAAGCGTTCGTCATCACCAACCTCGGGATGGTCAATCTCAAGCTTGGCGAATACAACGATGCGCTCAAATACTACACGGAGTCGTACCAACTGCTCCAAGGCACGAACTACTTGAAGCTGATCGGCGAAACCTACAACGGTCTCGGTCACGCAAACAAGGAAATGAAAAACTACAAAAAAGCGGTTGAGCACACCCAAGACGCGATTGCGATCTTCAAATCGCTCAACTATGTCAAGACTTCGTATGACAACAAAGTCAACTTGGCGATCATCAAAGGCGAAGAAGGCAAGACCGAAGAAGCGCTTGCGCTGCTCGACGAGTGCATGGAAGGCTACTCCAAGCACGGCACCGAGATCGACATCGCAAACGTCCACTCCGAAATCTCCCGCCTCTTGCTCAAAGTGGGCCGCTACGCAGACGCGGAGAAGCATGCGACGCAAGCTCTCCAGTTGATGGACCCGTCGATGCGCGAAATTGCGTTCCTCTACCGCACGCTCTCGGAAATCAAGCTGATGACCGAAGAATTCGACACCGCCGTTGAATTCGCAGAGAAAGCGATCGAACTGTTCCAAAGCAACGACATGATCGGGCAACTCACCAAGACGTATGCCCTGCTCGGCGAGATCTACAAATCCCGCGGCGATTTCCTCTCCGCAACGGAATCCCTGCAGAAGATGCAAACGATCGTGGAGTCCAACCTTCGCGACCGCATCTTGGTGATGTAA
- a CDS encoding group I truncated hemoglobin: MSLYEKLGGQESISAVVDNFYDRVLADPTINEFFKHTDMEKQRRHQAAFISFALGGPHQYSGKSMEKAHAGMNLQEEHFNAVAKHLGDALADFNVPAADIDAVITHVATLKDSIIHQ; the protein is encoded by the coding sequence ATGTCTCTCTACGAAAAACTTGGCGGTCAAGAATCCATCTCTGCGGTAGTCGATAACTTCTACGACCGCGTACTCGCCGATCCGACCATTAACGAATTCTTCAAGCACACCGATATGGAAAAGCAACGCCGTCACCAAGCTGCGTTCATCTCCTTCGCTCTCGGCGGCCCGCACCAATACAGCGGCAAGTCGATGGAGAAAGCTCATGCCGGCATGAACCTGCAAGAAGAACACTTCAACGCCGTTGCAAAGCACCTCGGCGATGCGCTCGCAGACTTCAACGTCCCGGCGGCAGACATCGACGCGGTCATCACCCACGTGGCGACGCTGAAAGATTCGATCATCCACCAATAA
- a CDS encoding winged helix-turn-helix transcriptional regulator, with product MDTENTGKFNCPIEATLAVIGGKWKALILWHLRDRVIRFGDLRRMIPGITQKMLTQQLRELEQDGLLLRTVYAEVPPKVEYSMTEYGESLRPLLKMMCEWGLIHMRQDETVRKKGPDYGNTTFVNAHPAVPGVGR from the coding sequence ATGGATACAGAGAATACTGGGAAATTCAATTGCCCGATTGAGGCCACCCTTGCGGTGATCGGCGGCAAGTGGAAAGCGTTGATTCTATGGCACCTGCGCGACCGGGTCATCCGGTTTGGCGATCTTAGACGTATGATTCCCGGCATCACGCAAAAGATGCTGACCCAACAGTTGCGCGAGTTGGAACAGGACGGCTTGCTCCTGCGCACCGTGTATGCCGAAGTCCCGCCGAAAGTCGAGTACTCGATGACCGAATACGGGGAATCTCTACGTCCGCTGCTCAAGATGATGTGCGAGTGGGGCTTGATTCATATGCGCCAAGATGAAACCGTACGTAAGAAAGGGCCTGATTATGGAAACACTACATTTGTTAACGCACATCCCGCTGTTCCGGGGGTTGGACGATGA
- the spoIIAB gene encoding anti-sigma F factor, with product MQNNHMELKFSARSQNESFARVTVAAFVSQLDPTVEELTEIKTVVSEAVTNAIIHGYEEQEGQVYIQCSLIEGNVELIIEDQGRGIDDVEEAREPLYTSKPELERSGMGFTIMENFMDEIEVVSRPGVGTRVRMVKFMKNHSLAKH from the coding sequence ATGCAGAACAATCACATGGAACTGAAATTTTCCGCTCGTTCGCAAAATGAATCGTTCGCCCGCGTCACGGTGGCCGCGTTCGTCTCGCAACTCGACCCGACGGTAGAAGAATTGACCGAAATCAAAACGGTCGTCTCGGAAGCGGTCACCAACGCGATCATTCACGGCTACGAAGAGCAAGAAGGCCAAGTCTATATCCAATGCTCGCTGATCGAAGGCAACGTGGAGTTGATCATCGAAGACCAAGGCCGCGGCATCGACGATGTCGAAGAAGCTCGCGAGCCGCTGTACACGTCCAAGCCGGAGTTGGAGCGCTCGGGTATGGGCTTTACGATCATGGAGAACTTCATGGACGAGATCGAAGTGGTCTCGCGCCCCGGGGTGGGCACCCGCGTGCGCATGGTGAAATTCATGAAAAATCATTCCTTGGCCAAGCACTAG
- a CDS encoding Crp/Fnr family transcriptional regulator, protein METLHLLTHIPLFRGLDDEELGKISQLLVRRSFAEKTGLFLQGESLQTVYFIVSGKVKIYRNDESGREQVVTVLQEGDMFPHVGFFSTGVYPAHAVMIESGEMFTLSTERFRHLIESTPSLCLKLLAVIEHKYMELQSRLSEMVMHDTHGRLVLMLIRLSRLHGEPLEARTRLNIPITNQELANMIGTSRETVNRTLNQLKRDGAVETAPDLHLILDVGKLEQLL, encoded by the coding sequence ATGGAAACACTACATTTGTTAACGCACATCCCGCTGTTCCGGGGGTTGGACGATGAGGAGTTGGGGAAAATCTCCCAACTCTTGGTTCGTCGAAGCTTCGCGGAGAAAACGGGTCTTTTTTTGCAAGGGGAATCGTTGCAGACGGTCTATTTCATCGTCAGCGGCAAAGTGAAAATCTATCGCAATGACGAGAGCGGCCGCGAACAAGTCGTAACGGTGTTACAAGAGGGGGACATGTTTCCGCATGTCGGCTTTTTCTCCACCGGTGTCTATCCTGCCCATGCGGTGATGATCGAGAGCGGCGAAATGTTTACGCTCTCCACCGAACGCTTCCGTCACCTGATTGAATCCACTCCGTCGCTCTGTTTGAAGTTGCTCGCCGTCATCGAACACAAATACATGGAGCTGCAGTCTCGCCTCTCCGAGATGGTCATGCACGACACGCACGGACGTCTCGTGCTGATGCTCATCCGCCTCTCTCGCCTGCACGGAGAACCTCTGGAGGCTCGTACGCGGTTGAACATCCCGATCACCAATCAGGAATTGGCGAACATGATCGGGACCTCGCGCGAGACGGTGAACCGCACATTGAACCAATTGAAGCGGGACGGTGCGGTTGAGACAGCTCCGGACCTGCATCTGATCTTGGATGTTGGGAAATTAGAGCAGCTCCTGTGA
- the ppx gene encoding exopolyphosphatase, protein MNITQLAIIDLGSNSARLVLYEQDQQGMLFEADNVKQVLRLSSHITQDGVLDDEGVQLTLDCLRRFKDICDGRGVTEIVGVATAAMRQAKNGPELCEAIERETGISIRILSGPEEAHYGYLAVVNTMNLRDAFTVDIGGGSTEVTWVEDRVCVHKISFPFGAVSLTQRFLKGDLPTPEELKNLEQFLREQFASAPWLTKRLRPVPLIAMGGAARNVGNMHQKKRNYSFQSLHHYTLNSADIADSYQTLVKTPLDKRKKIKGLSKDRGDIIVAGVVVFSVLLQVTGSEHFVISTKGLRDGLMFERILQGQNDNVLEDVSLYSARQWMKRDRVNSVRAEQVSRLAVSMFDQLQDLGLLQADAGQRRLLQISGLLQDIGLSINTYDAAQHTFYLLTNVLLYGLTHHQRLVTGMLASYKTDKKLEKQFSQHKDMITPAELPAIKRLAQLGLLARFFNRPLAGQVRSVQLEKRGDQILLQCRVLPKHIIDRAQVNELLEAMSKSYGQKFAYELIEVQP, encoded by the coding sequence GTGAACATAACTCAGCTTGCCATCATCGACCTCGGCTCCAACTCGGCGCGTCTCGTGCTCTACGAACAGGACCAGCAGGGGATGCTGTTTGAAGCGGACAACGTCAAGCAAGTCCTCCGCCTCAGCTCGCACATCACCCAGGACGGCGTCCTCGACGACGAAGGCGTCCAACTTACGCTCGACTGTCTGCGCCGTTTCAAGGACATCTGCGACGGGCGAGGCGTCACCGAAATCGTCGGCGTTGCCACCGCCGCGATGCGTCAAGCCAAAAACGGCCCCGAATTATGCGAGGCCATCGAACGCGAAACCGGCATCTCCATCCGCATCCTCTCCGGACCTGAGGAGGCGCACTACGGCTATCTCGCGGTCGTCAACACGATGAACCTTCGCGATGCGTTCACCGTCGACATCGGCGGCGGCTCCACCGAAGTGACGTGGGTAGAAGACCGGGTCTGCGTACATAAAATATCGTTCCCCTTCGGTGCCGTGTCTCTGACACAGCGCTTTTTAAAAGGCGACTTGCCCACTCCCGAGGAACTCAAGAACCTCGAACAGTTTCTCCGCGAGCAATTCGCGAGTGCTCCGTGGCTGACCAAACGCTTACGTCCCGTTCCGCTGATTGCGATGGGCGGTGCGGCGCGCAACGTCGGGAACATGCACCAAAAGAAACGCAACTACTCGTTCCAAAGCTTGCATCATTATACGTTGAACTCCGCGGACATTGCGGACAGCTATCAAACGCTCGTCAAGACACCGCTTGACAAGCGCAAGAAAATCAAGGGCCTCTCCAAAGACCGCGGGGACATCATCGTCGCAGGCGTGGTCGTTTTTTCCGTGTTGTTGCAGGTGACGGGGAGCGAGCACTTCGTGATCTCGACGAAAGGCTTGCGGGACGGTTTGATGTTTGAACGAATCTTGCAAGGACAGAACGACAACGTTCTCGAAGACGTCTCGCTCTACAGCGCCCGCCAATGGATGAAGCGTGACCGAGTCAACAGCGTACGTGCCGAACAGGTCTCGCGTCTCGCGGTCTCGATGTTTGACCAACTGCAAGACCTCGGGTTGCTCCAAGCAGACGCCGGTCAGCGCCGCTTGCTGCAGATTTCCGGCCTCCTCCAAGACATCGGCCTCTCGATCAACACCTACGACGCCGCACAGCATACGTTCTATCTGCTGACCAACGTCTTGCTCTACGGCCTGACACACCACCAACGCTTGGTCACAGGGATGCTTGCTTCCTACAAGACCGACAAGAAACTGGAAAAACAGTTCAGCCAGCACAAAGACATGATCACGCCGGCTGAACTGCCGGCGATCAAGCGTCTCGCGCAACTCGGTCTGCTTGCCCGCTTTTTCAATCGCCCGCTGGCAGGCCAAGTCCGCTCCGTTCAATTGGAAAAACGCGGAGACCAGATTCTGCTCCAATGCCGCGTGCTTCCCAAACACATCATCGACCGAGCCCAAGTGAACGAACTCTTGGAGGCGATGAGCAAATCCTATGGACAGAAGTTCGCCTACGAGTTAATCGAAGTTCAACCCTAA
- a CDS encoding S41 family peptidase gives MFQGAVIEELAVQLAREYVFPEVGEEMAEVLLGKWKAGGYDGDQSPQEFALQLTDDLRAVCRDLHVRVVYNETPSERSPRDASSLRRHLELMNFGFSKVERLAGNVGYLKMDAFHSPDLAGDTLRGAMAFLKHTGAMILDMRENSGGQPEMVQLLCSYFLGAEPVLLNTIYSRRTNSTQEYWSLPYVPEARYLGKPVYVLTSRRTFSAAEELTYNLQQLKRATIVGEVTRGGANPGGMVKVHENFSVFIPMKRSINPITQTNWEGKGVTPHVALEADAAFEWAYREALKEIAEEVSLRPEAYGNGRFLKELHTAADRE, from the coding sequence ATGTTTCAAGGAGCGGTGATTGAAGAGTTGGCGGTGCAACTGGCACGGGAGTATGTGTTTCCCGAAGTCGGCGAGGAGATGGCGGAAGTCCTCCTCGGCAAGTGGAAAGCAGGCGGCTATGACGGAGATCAATCGCCGCAGGAGTTCGCTTTGCAACTGACAGACGATTTGCGGGCGGTCTGTCGAGATCTGCATGTGCGAGTCGTCTACAACGAGACGCCGAGTGAACGTTCTCCAAGGGATGCCTCCTCGCTTCGGCGCCATCTTGAATTGATGAATTTTGGCTTTTCAAAAGTCGAGCGGCTGGCAGGGAATGTCGGCTACCTCAAGATGGACGCGTTTCATTCTCCAGATCTGGCCGGCGACACGCTGCGCGGGGCGATGGCCTTTTTGAAGCACACGGGGGCGATGATTCTCGACATGCGGGAGAATTCGGGCGGGCAACCGGAGATGGTGCAATTGCTGTGTTCGTACTTTTTGGGAGCAGAGCCGGTGTTGCTCAATACGATTTATTCCCGTCGCACGAACTCGACGCAAGAGTATTGGAGTTTGCCGTACGTGCCGGAAGCGCGGTATCTCGGGAAGCCGGTCTATGTGCTGACTTCTCGCCGGACGTTCTCGGCGGCGGAGGAGTTGACGTACAACTTGCAACAACTGAAGCGGGCGACCATCGTCGGAGAAGTGACGCGCGGCGGCGCGAATCCGGGCGGGATGGTGAAAGTACACGAGAATTTCTCCGTGTTCATTCCCATGAAGCGTTCGATCAACCCGATCACCCAAACGAATTGGGAAGGCAAGGGTGTCACACCGCATGTTGCACTCGAAGCGGACGCCGCGTTTGAGTGGGCGTATCGTGAAGCGCTGAAGGAGATCGCAGAAGAGGTCTCCCTGCGACCGGAGGCGTATGGGAACGGTCGTTTTTTAAAAGAATTGCATACGGCTGCAGATCGCGAGTAG